The Pandoraea vervacti DNA window CGCGAGATGTGCACCGGGCCCTTTCGAGAGCGAGCGCAACGCCCCGTGCAGACCGTCTTCGTCCAGCCAACTGTCGGGTAGCCAGCCGCAACCGCTCTTCACGGCGATCGAGTCGTCGGCGAAGATCTCCGAGAGCAGCCACGCGTTGGTGACCTCGGCCGCGGCCGGTCCCATCGCGAGCGTTCCGCCAGGATGCGCGGTGCGTGTGTCGCGCCCTTCCGCCGCACCGGCCACGAAAAACCCCGCGCCGCGCCGGGCGATCAGCGTGCCACGCGCGACGAGCCGGTCGTATGCCTCGACCACCGTGAACGTGCTGATGCCATGCGCTTTCGCCAATGCGCGGATCGACGGCATGCGCATGCCGGCGTGCAGCGTCTGACGCTGGAGCGCACGTTCGACCTCCCGCACGATCTGGTCGACGAGCGCTTCGGGCTGGGCGCGGTTCAGGGAGAAGGCGAGCGGCTGGACCATGGGCAGTTTGAGGGGGACAGCATCCGAAACAGTACAGACAGCGTACGGTGTACGGGTAAATCCCGAGCGTGCGGCACACACGTGCGCGCCCGAGGGGCGCGGCATTGCCGGGTGTCCGCTACATCGGCTGTTGCCAATACAGTTTGGGTGATTGACCGATACAGAATAACCATATTCCGCGTTACTGTACATGTCTGTATCGGTCGCCCTCTCGTAGCATCGTTCCATCTACCGGTGTGACGGCGTTCGTCGCCGGGACAACCTGACTGAACTCAGCCCAACCCTACCCAGCCTTGGGGAGACCTGCGATGAACATGATGAAAGCGCTCAATCTCGACATGACGGCGTTCTGGATGCCGTTCACCAACAACCGTCAGTTCAAGAGCTCGCCGCGCCTGTTGACCCGCGCCGAAGGCATGTACTACACGTCGTCGGACAATCGACAGATCCTCGACGGCACCGCAGGTCTGTGGTGCGTGAACGCCGGGCACTGCCGCACGGAAATCGTCGAGGCGATTCGTCAGCAAGCGGGGGAAATGGACTTCGCGCCGACGTTCCAGATGGGCCATCCGAAGGCGTTCGAGGCGGCGGCCAAGATCGCCGAGATTACGCCGCAAGGGCTCGACCGCATCTTCTTCACGAACTCGGGATCGGAGTCGGTCGACACCGCGCTGAAGATCGCGCTCGCCTATCATCGCGCCCGTGGTGAAGGCCAGCGCACGCGCCTGATCGGTCGCGAGCGCGGCTATCACGGCGTGGGCTTCGGCGGCATCTCCGTGGGCGGCATCTCGCCGAACCGCAAGGCGTATTCGGGCCAGTTGCTACCCGCCGTCGACCATCTGCCGCACACCCTCAATATCAAGGAAGCCGCCTTCACCAAGGGACAACCTGCGTGGGGCGCACACCTGGCCGACGAACTGGAGCGTCTCGTCACGCTGCACGACGCCTCGACCATCGCCGCCGTGATCGTGGAACCGCTTGCCGGGTCCACCGGCGTGCTGGTGCCGCCGCAAGGCTATCTGCAAAAGCTGCGCGAGATCTGCGACAAGCACGGCATCCTGCTGATTTTCGACGAAGTGATTACGGGGCTCGGTCGCCTGGGCAAGCCGTTCGCGGCGCAATATTTCAATGTGACGCCGGACATCATCACGATGGCCAAGGGCGTGAACAACGCCGCCGTGCCGATGGGCGCCGTGGCCGTGAAGACGAGCGTGCACGACACGATCGTCGACGCCGGGAACACGGGCGCGATCGAATTCTTCCACGGCTATACCTACTCGGGCCATCCCCTGGCTGCCGCTGCGGCGTGCGCGGCGCTCGACCTTTACAAGAGCGAGGGGCTGTTCGAGCGCGCTGCCAAGCTCGCGCCGCATTTCGAGAAGACGATTCACGGGCTGCGCGACCTGCCGAACGTGCTCGACATTCGCAATCTGGGGATGGTCGGCGGCATCGAGCTGGCAACGCGAGACGGCAAGCCGGGCGCACGGGCGCACGAGATTTTCGTGAAGTGCTTCGAGAAGGGCGCACTCATCCGCTACACGGGCGATATCCTGGCGTTCTCGCCGCCGCTTATCATCAGCGAAGCGCAGATCGACGAACTGTTCGGCATCGTGGCGCAAGCCATTCGCGAGACGGCATAAGCAATGGCATAAGCAACGGCATCGGCGCCATCGCGATGACGTCATGCGAAAACGCCGTCCGGGAAATCCCCGGACGGCGTTTTTCGTTGGTGCGGCCTGTTTGCCCACGCGACCCGATGCGAGCTATCGCACCGGCGCGATCTCAATGCCCTCATTGAGCAGGAAGCTGCGAATGCGCCGCGCGAATTCGAGCGCGTGTTCGCCGTCGCCGTGCAGGCACACGGTTTGTGCCTGAATCGGGACGAACGTGCCGTCGATGGCGCGAACACGCTGCTCCCTGACCATCATCAACGTTTGCGCCAGCGCCTCTTCTTCCCGTTCGATCAGCGCACCCGGCGTGCCGCGTTTGACGAGCGAGCCGTCGGGGTTGTATCCACGGTCGGCGAACACTTCCTCGACGGCCGTCATGCCGGCCGCGCGGGCCGCCTTCACCATTTCGCCGCCCGCCAACCCGAAGATGGCGAGATCGGTGTCGAACGCGCGAATGGCTTCGACCAGCGTTTCAGCCAGCGCCGGGTCGCGCGCAGCCTGGTTATATAGCGCACCGTGCGGCTTGACGTGGGAGAGCCAGCCGCCCTGCGCGCGCACCAGCGCGGCGAGGGCGCCGATCTGATACAGCATGCCCGCACGAATCTCGTCGAGCGGGAGTTGCATTTCGGTGCGCCCAAAATTCTCGCGATCGGGGAAGCTGGGATGCGCGCCAATGGCGACATCGTTCTCCAGTGCCCAGCGCACCACCTGTTGCATCGTGCCTGCGTCGCCCGCGTGCCAGCCGCACGCCACATTCGCCGAGCTCACGAGCGCGAGCAGCGCTTCGTCGTAATCGCAACCTTCTCCGAGGTCGACATTCAGGTCAATCTTCGTCATGAATTCTCCTGCGGGGACCGCCGTATCTGCCGACGCCGGCTCACGCACGTTGGCGCGTGACGGCCGGGATCTTCGGCGAGTGAAGAATGCCGCGGTCGTGCCAGGCGAGCGCGCGCTCGATCTGGTCAAGATAGCGCAGTTGCTCGCGCAGCGCTTCGCGGGCTTCGGCAGGGGTGCATTCCGAAAAGTAGAGCGTACTGCCGAGCCGCGCCTGTCCCAGACGCCACAAATCCGCACTGATCACCACGCCGATCTTCGGGTACCCGCCTGTCGTTTGCGCATCGGCCAGCAAGATGATGGGCTGCCCCGACGGCGGCACCTGAATCACGCCGGGCAGCACACCGTGCGAGAGCAGGTCGTGCAGGCGGTTCTTCTTGCGCGTGAGCGGTTCCGGACCCGAGAGGCGGTAGCCCATGCGGTTGCTGTTGGGCGTGACCTGCCAGGGATTTTCCCAGAAGCTCTTGTGCGTCGCGGCGGTGAAATCGTCGTACTCTGGGCCGGGCAGCACGCGCACGCGATGCGCCAGCGGGTCGGACAACCAGAGCGGCGGACGAACGCCCAGCGCTTCGGCGTTGCGCGCGGCGGCGCTCGGATGCCCGATGGCGACGCGGTCAGCGTCGCGCAGTGCGCGTCCCTCGAAGCCGCCGAACGCGGCGCTCAGGTCCGTGCTGCGGGAGCCGAGCGTCTCGGGCACATCGATGCCGCCTGCCACGGCAAGGTAGGTGCGCATGCCGAAGCGCGAGGGGCGCAGCGTCAAGGTCTGGCCGCGTGCGACGGGAAACCGCCACCACGACCACACGGGCGTGCCGTCCAGATCCGCATGACAGTCTGCGCCGGTCAGCGCGACGAGCGTGGCGGACGTGAAGCGCATCACGCACGTGCCCATCGTGATTTCGAGGGCGGCGGCGTTCAGGTCGTTGCCGACGAGACGGTTGGCGACGGCACAGGCGAGCGGATCGAGGGCGCCGCCACTGGCAACGCCGAATTCGCGCTGACGGGGTCGGCCCAGATCCTGCACGGTGGTAAGCAGGCCGGCACGCTGGATATCGATCACAGGTCGAGACTCGCGATGGTGAAGCGCACGCGGTCGCCCGGCGCCAGGAGGGCGGGCGGGTTCGCGGCGGGGTCGAACAGGGCGCTCGTGGCGTGGCCGATGATCTGCCAGCCGCCGGGCGAATTGAGTGGGTAGATGCCCGTCTGATTGCCGCCGATGCCGACGGACCCGGCGGGCACCGATAGCCGTGGTTCGGCGCGGCGCGGCGCGGCAATCGAATCGTCGAGGCCGCCCAGATAGGCGAAGCCCGGCTGGAACCCCAGGAAGTAGACGATGTATTCCGGCGCGGTGTGGCGCTGCACGACCGTCTTCGGTTGCAGATGCGCGTGTTTGGCGACGTCCGCGAGGTCGGGGCCGTGCTTGCCGCCGTAATGCACCGGGATCTCGATGTCGCGTCCGATTTCGCCTGCCGCAGGCTGGGTTTGCCACGCGTCGCGCAGGCGCGCGCCCAGCACCTCGATATCGGTGGCAAGCGGGTCGAAGAGCAGCGTGAGGTTGTTCATGCCGGGCACGACCTCGCGCACGTCGGGCCAGTCACGGGCGAGCGCCGCGACGTGCCAGACGCGACGTTGTGTGGCAAGCGTGGCCGACGTGGAACTGGTGCCCGCTTCGCACACG harbors:
- a CDS encoding biotin-dependent carboxyltransferase family protein, producing MIDIQRAGLLTTVQDLGRPRQREFGVASGGALDPLACAVANRLVGNDLNAAALEITMGTCVMRFTSATLVALTGADCHADLDGTPVWSWWRFPVARGQTLTLRPSRFGMRTYLAVAGGIDVPETLGSRSTDLSAAFGGFEGRALRDADRVAIGHPSAAARNAEALGVRPPLWLSDPLAHRVRVLPGPEYDDFTAATHKSFWENPWQVTPNSNRMGYRLSGPEPLTRKKNRLHDLLSHGVLPGVIQVPPSGQPIILLADAQTTGGYPKIGVVISADLWRLGQARLGSTLYFSECTPAEAREALREQLRYLDQIERALAWHDRGILHSPKIPAVTRQRA
- the pxpA gene encoding 5-oxoprolinase subunit PxpA, giving the protein MTKIDLNVDLGEGCDYDEALLALVSSANVACGWHAGDAGTMQQVVRWALENDVAIGAHPSFPDRENFGRTEMQLPLDEIRAGMLYQIGALAALVRAQGGWLSHVKPHGALYNQAARDPALAETLVEAIRAFDTDLAIFGLAGGEMVKAARAAGMTAVEEVFADRGYNPDGSLVKRGTPGALIEREEEALAQTLMMVREQRVRAIDGTFVPIQAQTVCLHGDGEHALEFARRIRSFLLNEGIEIAPVR
- a CDS encoding aspartate aminotransferase family protein: MNMMKALNLDMTAFWMPFTNNRQFKSSPRLLTRAEGMYYTSSDNRQILDGTAGLWCVNAGHCRTEIVEAIRQQAGEMDFAPTFQMGHPKAFEAAAKIAEITPQGLDRIFFTNSGSESVDTALKIALAYHRARGEGQRTRLIGRERGYHGVGFGGISVGGISPNRKAYSGQLLPAVDHLPHTLNIKEAAFTKGQPAWGAHLADELERLVTLHDASTIAAVIVEPLAGSTGVLVPPQGYLQKLREICDKHGILLIFDEVITGLGRLGKPFAAQYFNVTPDIITMAKGVNNAAVPMGAVAVKTSVHDTIVDAGNTGAIEFFHGYTYSGHPLAAAAACAALDLYKSEGLFERAAKLAPHFEKTIHGLRDLPNVLDIRNLGMVGGIELATRDGKPGARAHEIFVKCFEKGALIRYTGDILAFSPPLIISEAQIDELFGIVAQAIRETA
- the pxpB gene encoding 5-oxoprolinase subunit PxpB, with the translated sequence MTTLKILPLGDSALVCEAGTSSTSATLATQRRVWHVAALARDWPDVREVVPGMNNLTLLFDPLATDIEVLGARLRDAWQTQPAAGEIGRDIEIPVHYGGKHGPDLADVAKHAHLQPKTVVQRHTAPEYIVYFLGFQPGFAYLGGLDDSIAAPRRAEPRLSVPAGSVGIGGNQTGIYPLNSPGGWQIIGHATSALFDPAANPPALLAPGDRVRFTIASLDL